Proteins encoded by one window of Streptomyces clavuligerus:
- a CDS encoding GPW/gp25 family protein has protein sequence MSEDFLGTGWRFPVLPDEAGRLGYAVGEESIEHCLRALLLTALGERVMRPDLGTRAQESVFAPGSVQSLRDLEGSIADAVRDHEPRVELESVRAETDPVDGSRVTVSVEYRVRRSNTKANLVFPYYTGLLGSTP, from the coding sequence ATGAGCGAGGACTTCCTCGGAACGGGCTGGCGCTTCCCGGTCCTGCCGGACGAGGCGGGGCGGCTCGGCTACGCCGTCGGCGAGGAGAGCATCGAGCACTGTCTGCGGGCGCTGCTGCTGACGGCGCTCGGCGAGCGGGTGATGCGGCCCGATCTCGGCACCCGCGCCCAGGAGTCGGTGTTCGCGCCGGGCAGCGTGCAGAGCCTGCGCGACCTGGAGGGCTCGATCGCGGACGCGGTCCGCGACCACGAGCCCCGGGTGGAGCTGGAGTCGGTCCGCGCGGAGACCGACCCCGTCGACGGGTCCCGGGTGACCGTCTCGGTCGAGTACCGCGTCCGGCGCAGCAACACCAAGGCCAATCTGGTCTTCCCGTACTA
- a CDS encoding phage baseplate assembly protein V has translation MTSRTTPRARSTDKRYYGVVEALVVENDGDDEARVKLTFPWFDGSTVTDWCRVAQPYAGGGYGTVFVPEKGDEVLVAFVHGDMRFPIVVGGLYNGQDKPPTARTGGRDQKAIRTRHGHEVVLDDTRAKAAVRITSAAGHVVELDDEGKAVRITAAPGGSVTVSAQGEITLTAPRVTVDSPAIDLGGGATEPLVLGNALLAAFNMHTHPSAAGPTGPPAVPLDPASVLAKKGRCA, from the coding sequence GTGACGAGCAGGACCACTCCGCGTGCCCGCTCCACCGACAAGCGGTACTACGGTGTCGTCGAGGCGCTCGTCGTGGAGAACGACGGCGACGACGAGGCCCGCGTCAAACTCACCTTCCCCTGGTTCGACGGCAGCACGGTCACCGACTGGTGCCGGGTCGCGCAGCCGTACGCGGGCGGCGGCTACGGCACGGTGTTCGTCCCGGAGAAGGGCGACGAGGTGCTGGTCGCCTTCGTCCACGGGGACATGCGCTTCCCGATCGTGGTGGGCGGGCTCTACAACGGCCAGGACAAGCCACCCACCGCGCGCACCGGGGGACGCGACCAGAAGGCCATCCGCACCCGGCACGGGCACGAGGTCGTCCTCGACGACACCCGGGCGAAGGCCGCCGTGCGGATCACGTCCGCGGCGGGGCATGTGGTGGAGCTGGACGACGAGGGCAAGGCGGTCAGGATCACCGCCGCGCCGGGCGGCAGCGTGACCGTCTCCGCGCAGGGGGAGATCACGCTGACGGCGCCCAGGGTGACCGTCGACTCCCCCGCGATCGACCTCGGCGGCGGCGCCACCGAGCCGCTGGTGCTGGGGAACGCGCTGCTCGCGGCGTTCAACATGCACACCCATCCGTCCGCCGCCGGGCCGACGGGGCCGCCGGCCGTGCCGCTGGACCCGGCGTCCGTCCTGGCCAAGAAGGGGAGATGCGCATGA